TTAGTCTCAACATTTCAGTTTAAATCAGCATTAAAACATCTATTCAACTCACTTTACTTGCCTTATAGACTAATATTCATTATCATTGTTCTACGTAGTTAAATATAGACCATTTTGCTATTttgaaaagtaataaaatgCAATGTTGTTAGAAATAAGCACCATACACATTTCTcacaatttaattcaatttcaccGGCTTCCAAATGGTAATTTTCAGAATTTTGTATCTCagaaataaacttttaatatataatttgagatgtattatatttttaaccgCCTGAGCGCCaaggaaatcaaatttttaGCTTAAAATAGATATTACAATGTGGGGGTCGGTTTTATCCCCCGACGCAGTCGACTTGCAGTTTCTGGTCCCACTGTGCACAGTGAGGCCAAGCTTCTTTACTGGATTACAGTGCAAGCGAATTCAAAgccgcagaaaaacaaaaagcaaaattaaaacCGCGACTGTTTGAATCTGTTTGCCTTTTATCAAATGCCGGTGAGAAAACGACAGAGATAGAGAGACAGACGGATagagcgagaaagagaggggggaAGACAGAACGATCGGAGGCTGTGAGTGAAGGAGTGAGCGAGATGGATGCAGGCAGGTAAAAAACCCGTCCCATTTTTTTTGGGAGGATGGGGGCCgagggcggtgggcggggcagttGGTCTGCAACGCTTAACTGGTTCTTGGCAACCAACTTGTTTTTTCTGTAGATTGCCGCCGTCTGTGGCTTATTATGTTTTTTCCCTCcgactttttgcctttgcaatTTTTAATATGGCAACTTGATTTAAACGAAAAACTTACCCAATAAAATCGTTGACGTGGATTTATTTGCTCCTTTTTCGATCAACTCAAATGCCTGAGGGTATTTTATCCTTGCCTTCGTGGgggttttgttttatattttttgtttgaaactATTTTTACACGGGGATGAAAACAACTTTTCAGCATggcaacaaatacaaaaatgttgcaGCACATtcaaagcaacaacaagaacaacagggAGGTAACATATGATAACCGAGGTCAGGCAGAAAGTGTGAGCGGGACAGGAGGTtatctttttggttttttttttgttgggaattacaattaataattattccCAAAAGACTTTTGTTTCACTTGGATCACCGCATAGAAATCCCCGAACCGCTCACTTTTTTCACTTCCTTTTGTTGggtttttcgccttttttgaaCTTATTTTTTGCCACGAACTCGAGGTttggtttgttgttgctaaGAATTTCAATACAATTATGGCCCAAATagcattttcacttttccacaCAAACACGCAGCCACCGCACgcatacacactcacacaagtaGACAGTTGTGTTTGGCTccgttttaaatgaaaatataatcaaaCATTTACATTGCCGTGTGTTTTTGCTCCACGAAAATGTATGATTATGTATGATTAGTTTTCCTTGCTCGCTGCACGCGCGAAAATCCGACGAAacaaagaaacaagaaacGACGCGAAGAGAACGTAACAACCTAAATAAACCCGATACAAAAATCGCGTCCGAATCCGCTCGTCGTTTCAACCAAAATCACCAGAAAAACTTTGCAGAGGCTTCGGGTTGGTGTGACCAGACGTGCTAACAGCTGTAAGAGGAATGCCCCTAATTGTCCGAAATTAGCCcgatataaaataaacaatattttgcgGTTTTTTAGAATTATTATATATCTTGGAAAATCTAATTGTTTATATTGCATTCATTTAAGAATATCAAGTAATGCGCAAATGCGCAGGAAATTATGTAAAATGACTAATCGAGCAACTTCCAACTCGATAGGTAAGCTGCGTTTAAATACTGCTTACAATATTTGCTATCAACATAATTCAAATCGTTGTATTTTATGTGATCTGTTCCGTTTTGTTGTTTACTTATGTcttgctttatttattcatacCAACAAAATTATTTCTAAAAATTCTAATTGCAACTATAAATCTGCGCGCCCAACATGCAACCCTGAAACACCAATAACCTAGCAATGAAACGTTGGATCGAAAAATTACAATTCATTGCAAAATTTTGCAGGCAAAGGCctctaatatttttgtaaattaatggttgttatgcaaataaaatgtctTGCCTGTCCGTTTTGGTTTTCACCTATTTCCATGATCAAATAGCCGTCGATATGCACCATATGCAATGCAGCCCTGGGCATGTACGAAAACGTAACGTGACGTGACCAGCAAACGACGTGACGGCAAACGGGCAGCGCAAAGCGGACGAGCGAAAGGCGAACGAGTAGAGAAAAATTATTGAGCGCAGAGAAAAGTCCACCAAATCGAACGTCGCAGCAAGTGAAAAGGGCGAAAACCggataaaaattatatataaattactGTGATTGCGATACATAATTAAGTGCGATCCAAGATGAATGAGGAATACGATGCGATTGTGCTCGGAACGGGCCTCAAGGAGTGCATCCTCAGCGGTATGCTGTCGGTGTCCGGCAAGAAGGTGCTGCATATTGATCGGAACAAGTACTACGGCGGCGAGTCCGCCTCGATAACGCCGCTGGAGGAGCTGTTCCAGCGTTATGGACTGGAGCCGCCCGGCGATCGgtttgggcgtggccgggACTGGAACGTGGATTTGATACCCAAGTTCCTGATGGCCAACGGCCAGCTGGTCAAGCTGCTGATCCACACGGGCGTCACCCGCTATCTGGAGTTCAAGTCCATCGAGGGCAGCTACGTCTACAAGGGCGGCAAGATAGCCAAGGTGCCGGTGGACCAGAAGGAGGCCCTGGCATCCGATCTCATGGGTTCGTTAATAATGCTCATTTAAGTCCCGTTGCCCCCTCgaaaaattgtgcaaattaCCAgctgtgcttgtgtgtgcgcgtgtgtatgtatgttttttcGTACTCGACTGTTATCTCCTGCCCCTCTCTCGCCCGCACCGTTCTCtttctcttctcttctttGTCTGCTTTTTCACTCGCTGGCAacgctcttgttgttgttattccCTTTTTTTAATGTGACACGTATGTGTGTGCCGAAAAACAGTTGTTTTCTTCGCTTGGCTAAGAATTTCTACCAAAAGTTTCCCCCACACATATCCATTTCCGCACCATGTTGTTTGCCCAAGTATTAGCGCCCTATTCCAATTGGAGTCCCAATTTGAATCGCTGTGCGCTGATTCATACACCTGCCGCTAATTGGTCGCCTCCATTTTACACCTGAATTTCGCTTTGTTtgaaatttaagtttttccCTCTTCTTCGTGGCAGCAATGCAATTAGCTAAAACACGctccatttatttatgattggctcttgaatttttccatttcaattttacTTATGTTTGCAACCAGGTTTTTGGCCAAGCGCATTGAACCCCTTCACTTTACAGTGGAGATTGCCCATCAACGAAATCTTGAAAATTACTACATTTTCCACTCAGCCGATTTTGCTCattaattgtaaaaaatccaACAATTTAGATTATTAtctataatataaataatttttgtagACCTTTTTTTTGATTATCCTTTTGCAACAATACCTATGGGTTGTCGCAATTTGCTAATTGAAAGACAAACACCGTGCCCAAGCTTCACTGTGTCCGCGTTACACATATGCTCGAAGTGACGTCATAGGGTGGCCAAGTGGTTTCTGATTGTTGGTGGTGTGTCCTCCGCCCCCTAAATTAAAGGTTTCCAACTGTAGTCGCGTGCTGGTATCCCTGTgtaagtgtgggtgtgtgtgtgtgtgcttgtggcatgcaaatgaaatggaaacgggaaaCTTGAACCCCTGGGCTGGTGCACTCCCTTTTATACGCAGATCCTGAACCCCAAAGTGACCAATATGGCATAATGGATATAGATACATGTATAGATGTATAAATGTGACTATACTTGCAGGTATGTTCGAGAAGCGTCGCTTCCGGAACTTCCTCGTCTACGTGCAGGACTTCCGAGAAGATGACCCCAAGACCTGGAAGGACTTTGACCCCACCAAGGCCAACATGCAGGGCCTGTACGACAAGTTCGGACTGGACAAGAACACGCAGGACTTCACCGGCCACGCCCTGGCCCTCTTCCGCGACGATGAGTATCTGAACGAGCCGGCCGTGAACACCATTCGGCGCATCAAGCTCTACTCGGACTCGCTGGCGCGGTACGGCAAGTCGCCGTACCTCTACCCCATGTACGGCCTGGGTGAGCTGCCCCAGGGATTCGCCCGGCTGTCGGCCATTTACGGCGGCACCTACATGCTGGACAAGCCCATCGATGAGATCGTCCTCGGCGAGGGCGGCAAGGTGGTGGGAGTGCGCTCCGGCGACGAGGTCGCCAAGTGCAAGCAGGTCTACTGCGATCCCAGCTACGTGACCGAGAAGGTGAGATTCACAAAAGACTTTTGTAGATACTCTCAAAGCTAATGGAAATAagcatttggaaaatgtttaacaaCTTGATGACCCTCTCTTTTATCTGACAGGTGCGCAAGCGTGGCAAGGTGATtcgctgcatttgcattctgGACCATCCGGTGGCCAGCACCAAGGATGGTCTCTCCACGCAGATTATCATTCCACAAAAGCAGGTTGGCCGCAAGTCGGACATCTATGTGTCGCTTGTGAGCTCCACTCACCAGGTGGCCGCCAAGGGTTGGTTCGTGGGCATGGTCTCGACCACCGTTGAGACCGAGAACCCGGAGGTGGAGATCAAGCCTGGCTTGGACTTGCTGGAGCCGATCGCACAAAAGTTTGTAACCATTTCGGACTACTTGGAGCCGGTCGATGATGGATCCGAGTCGCAAATCTTCATTTCGGAGTCTTATGATGCGACCACGCACTTTGAGACTACTTGCCTGGATGTGTTGAACATATTCAAGCGGGGCACTGGCGAGACGTTCGACTTTTCCAAGATCAAGCACGAGTTGGGTGACGAGGAGCAGTAAACGGGGAGCGAGGCCTCATCTGGTTATGGTGCATTTGGACAGCTCAACATCAGCCACAAACATCGTAGATCGTCTCAGCGTCGTGGCCAAACCTTAAAGAAAATACCCAAGATAAGAAAACCCAGAAtaaaagcccaaaaaaaaaactaaagaaaaccgaaaatccAGAAATTGTATTACGAAAATGCTTTCCATCGAGAGATGAAGTTTTAGATGTGAAACGAATTGCTTGCTTCGCGCAATATTGGATATGcctagaaaatatatatatatatataccaatATAACATAAATTATACAACATGCAGTCGCGTATATATGTAcgtctatatatatgtataactaAGTGAGTGTGTTAGGCAACTAAATCAAATTCCACAGATTCAGCTTGTGACTCGAGCAAAAGTGCTAGACTCGACAAACACTCACCCATTTCGCCGATCGGTCAGTCAGTCAGACGATCACGCTTGGACTTTAgttgtacgagtatataataaagtatacatatataaaatatgacatcgtatatatatattatctatgTATATTGCCCTTCTgcttggtttttcttttttttttttgtgatcgACTTGATTTTGTGTGGCTGCCAaggccccaaaaacaaaaaacagcatAACACATACCCTATAAACACGACACAAACTCTCACACATGCATAATGCAGCAttataattgtaattgtaatccCCAGAAGAAATCGATGGtattgaaaatgtaaacagTCGAAAAAGTTCATCGCAGCATACCCAAAATATTGCAATTGATCGAAGCGCGGCAGACAACATATAATGAG
This genomic stretch from Drosophila teissieri strain GT53w chromosome 2L, Prin_Dtei_1.1, whole genome shotgun sequence harbors:
- the LOC122612279 gene encoding rab GDP dissociation inhibitor alpha, which gives rise to MNEEYDAIVLGTGLKECILSGMLSVSGKKVLHIDRNKYYGGESASITPLEELFQRYGLEPPGDRFGRGRDWNVDLIPKFLMANGQLVKLLIHTGVTRYLEFKSIEGSYVYKGGKIAKVPVDQKEALASDLMGMFEKRRFRNFLVYVQDFREDDPKTWKDFDPTKANMQGLYDKFGLDKNTQDFTGHALALFRDDEYLNEPAVNTIRRIKLYSDSLARYGKSPYLYPMYGLGELPQGFARLSAIYGGTYMLDKPIDEIVLGEGGKVVGVRSGDEVAKCKQVYCDPSYVTEKVRKRGKVIRCICILDHPVASTKDGLSTQIIIPQKQVGRKSDIYVSLVSSTHQVAAKGWFVGMVSTTVETENPEVEIKPGLDLLEPIAQKFVTISDYLEPVDDGSESQIFISESYDATTHFETTCLDVLNIFKRGTGETFDFSKIKHELGDEEQ